CTCCAGGCCGTACTTCTCGTGGTACGGCACCATGGCGAACAGCACGGGCACGTCCTCGCCCAGCGAGCGGCGCGCGGCGTTGGCGGCCAGCGGTCCCAGGGCCAGCACCAGCGCGGGCTTCTGCGCGGCCAGCGACTTGAAGACGCGCGCGGCCTCCGTGGGGCTCTCCTCCAGGGTCAGCTCGGTGACGTCCGCGCGGGCCTCGGACGCGAAGCCGGCGAGGAAGGAGGCGTACGGCGCCAGGCTCGAGGACTTCACGGCCACCACGCGGGGCCGGGCAGGACTGCGCGGCGTGGCCTGCGCGAGGGCGACAGCGGGCAGGAGGAGCGTGAGGAGCGCGAGCCTCCGGAGGGTCGTCATCGCAGCACGTTCTGGCAGCAGCGGAAGCCCACGTCCGGGGCCTTCAGCGACACGGCCCCCCGCCGGCGCGCGGCGCACCGGGCGGTGTCGCCAGGCGTGTTGAAGGCGCCGCCCTTGATGAGCCGGTCCTCGGTGTCGGGGTAGTTGGAGGCGGTCCACTCGGCGGCGTTGCCGGACAGGTCCACCGCGCCGTAGCCGGAGCGGCAGGCCTGATGTGCCCCGGAGGACGCCAGGGCTCGCGTGGTGCCGTCGGTCGTTCCGGTGTTGCAGGCCGTCTGCGCCTGCTCGTCACCGGAGGAGAAGCGCGCGTTGCCGGGGCCCTTGCAGGCCTTCTCCCACTCGTCCTCCGAGCACAGCCGCTTGCCGATGCCCTCGCAGCTGGACTTCGCGTCGAGCCACGTCATGTTGACGCGAGGCTTGCGGCCGGACTGGTTGGGGAACTCGAACTCGTCGACGCAGAACGAGTCCACCATGACGCTGTCCATGCGCATCTCGTCGGTGGAGCCGGACGCCTGGAGGTCCTCCGGGGACGCGCCCTTCTTGAAGCTGCCGCCGCTCACCAGCTTCATGCCGTCCGGACAGTGGTCCGCGGCCATGATGCCGCCCGCCGCGGCGGTCGCGCCGGGCATGGCGGGCGTGGGGCTGTTCTTCGCGGCCTGGGCCTGACGCACGCGCAGGTAGAGGTAGCCACCGCCCGCGCCCAGCACGACGCCGGCCACCGCGAGGATGATCATCCACATCATCGAGCTGGGGCCGGAGCGGGCCGGCTTCGCCTGCGTGGCCCGCGTCGTGGGAAGCGTGTGCAGCCCGGACACCGAGGGCGGCAGCCGGCGCGCCGAGGAGCGGACACCCGACACGTCAGGAGGGGGTTCGCCCTTGCGCGGGCGTCCCGCCGAGGAGTTCTCGCTCTGAGCGCCGGAGGAGCGGACCGCGCCCTGGGCCGCCGACGCCCGGGGGCCGCGAGCGTTCACCGACGACACCGCCCCCGAGGCCCGGGGGTTGCGGCCACCGCGGCTGGAGGAACGGGACTCAGAAGGCTCGTCGTCATCGGAACCCCGGCCGGACCGTGACTCCGTGGCGGATGCATCCGAGTTGCGATTGCTGGACCGGCCGTCGGAAGCGTCCGCACCGCGACCGGAGCGACCGTCGCTGGACGCTTCACCACGACCGTTGGAGCGCCCTTCGGAGCGCCCATCGCTGGACGCGGCTTCACCGCGACCGTTGGAGCGCCCTTCGCTGGACGCTTCACCCCGGCCACCGGAGCGGCCTTCACCGACAGCGGCTTCGCCACGGCCGCTGGAGCGCGCGTCGCTGGCCGATGCCTCACCGCGCCCCCCACCCGACTCCGAAGCACGGCCACCGCGTCCATCGCCAGCGGCATCACCGCCACGGCCCGAGGACCGGCCCTCGGCCGCGCCCTCCGCGGAGCGGGCCCCACGCGGATCCGCCGGGAACGACGGCTCCTCCGCCTTGGCGAAGATGCGCATCACCGGCTCGGCGGCCTTGGCCGGAGCCGCTCGCGGTTCATCGCCCGCGCGCGAGGCCGCCCGCGCCTCCTGCTGCGTCGCCGCGTCGGGGGCCTGGCCCAGCAGCCGTGGGTCCTGCGCCGCCTCCGCGCCCCTGCGTCCCGCCGGGGCCACCGCGCGCATCTCCTGCTGCGTCGCGGCGTCGGACACGGAGCGCGCTTCAGGCCCCGTGATGTAGTCCAGCGCCTGCGCGTTGGAGCCCAGGATGGCCGCCAGCGTCGCGGCGTCCAGCGGCTGCGTCGCATCCGGTGGAGGCTCCTCCTCCCGCGCCGGGATGGGCGCGGCCGGCGTGGGCGCGGTCGCCACCGGCAACATGCCCGTGGGCACCGGCGGCAGCGGCTTGCTCGCCGCCCTCGCGGCCACCACGGCCGCGGGCAGCGCCCCCGACGCAGGCACCGCGCGCTGCCTCGACGCCGCGGCCGGATGCCGCTGCACCAGCGCGGAGAACTCCGCGTGCAGCTCGCCGCCCGACTTCGGACGGGCCAGGGGGTTCGGGTTGAGCGCGCGCCGGTAGAGGGACTCGAACGCGGGCGGCAGGTCCGGATGCCGCACCGACACCTCGGGAACGCCGCCGTCCTCCGGCAGGAGCCCCGTCACCATCTCGCCCATCAACACGCCCAGCGAGTACACGTCCATGCGCGTGTCCAGCTCCGCGCCATTCACGTACTCGGGAGCGATGTACGCCGCCGCCCGGTGCCCCTTCTGCGCCTGCACGAAGGGCAGGTGCGGCACCGCGAGCCCCAGCCCGTAGTCCGACACCTTCAGCATGTCCGGCAGGACGAAGACGTTCTCCGGCTTCACGTCCGAGTGCGGCCCGAAGCGGTGCGCCCCGTCCAGCGCCGCCGCCATCTGCGCCAGCAGCGGCTCCACTTCCTTCAGCGAGAACAGCTGCCCCTTCGCCGCGCGCTGCTCCATCATCCGGCGCAGCGTGAGCCCTTCCAGCAGCTGCATCGTGAAGAAGGGCCGGTCCCCGTCCACGCCCTCCTCGTACACGCGCACCAGGTTGGGGTGGTTGAGCTTCTTGCCCACCCGCATGGACAGCGCGAACTGCGTGCGCTCCTCCGGCTGCTGCACCAGCCGGGGCTGGATGACCTTCAGCGCCACCTCCACGTCGATGGCCTGGTCCTGCGCGCGGAAGACGAAGCCCAGCGGCCCCGACCCGACGACCTCCTGGATGGCGTAGCGGTCCGCGACGACGTCGCCCGGCCTGTAGGGCGCGCCCTCCGCTCCCTTCCGGCGCGCGGCCCCCGCGGCCTGACGCGCGGCCGCGTCCAGCTTCTGGCCACACGTGGCGCAGGTTTCACTCGTATCGGGGACGTGGCTGCCGCAGCGGTAGCAGAGCAAAGCAGTGAAACTCCGGAACAGGGCCGCGGGGGGGCGGCCTTCCCGGCGGACGGCCGGGGGCCTCCATTCTGCCCGCTCCGGAGCCGTTGAGGAACGACGTTGCGCACCGGGCCGTCAGCGGCCCGTGGACCCGAAACCGTTGTCACCCCGGGAAGTCACTTCCAGCACGTCCACCTCGCGCAGCGCCGTGGCCGTCACCGGGGCCACCACCAGCTGGGCCACCCGGTCGCCCCGACGCAGGGTGAAGGGAGTGTTGGACAGGTTCACGAGCAGCACCTGCACCTCCCCCCGGTAGTCCGCGTCCACCGTCCCGGGAGAGTTGAGGCACGTCACCCCATGTCGCAGCGCCAGCCCCGAGCGGGGCCGCACCTGCCCCTCGAAGCCCGGGGGGAGCGCGAACGCCAGCCCCGTGGGCACCGCCATCCGCTCCAGGGGCTGGAGCACCCGCTCCCCGTCGATGTCGGCCCGAAGGTCCAACCCGGCCGCCAGCTCCGTCTCGTAGCGGGGCAGGGGCAGCGGGTCCGGATGCGAGCGCACCCGGCGCACGGGGACGGTCAGCGTGGGGTCCATGCCTCCTGCCGTACCACGCACCCCTCCCCCCCTCCATTTCCTGGCCCCGACGTCACGGGTCGTGTGGCCCCTGCCCTCACAGCTCGGTCGCGCCGTCCGCCACGCGCAGGGCGGTGCGGAACCCGAACGGGTCCACCGGCCGCGCGGCCAGCTCCAGCTGGTAGTGCAGGTGCGGCCCGGTGGACCGGCCCGTGCTGCCGGACAGCGCGATGGCCTGCCCCTTCACCACGCGCGTGCCCGGCTTCACCAGGAGCTCGGAGTTGTGGCAGTACGCCGTCGTCACGCCCCGCCCGTGGTCCAGCACCAGCACGCGGCCGTTGACGGAGTCCTCGCTCGCGCGGCGCACCACGCCAGCGGCCACCGCCGTCACCGTCGTGCCCGAGCGCACCGCCAGGTCCACCCCGGTGTGCATCCGGCGCGTGCGCAGCGTGGGGTGGACGCGGTAGCCGAAGGGGCTCGTCACGGGAGCGCTCTCGGCCACCGGCCACCCGAGCATCAGCGCCGTGGACAGCGCCAGCGCCTGCGCCGCGCCCACGGAGGAGCCCTCGAAGCCCGGCGGTAGCTGCTTCGCCAGGCGCTCCAGGCTCAGCGCCCCGCCCTCCGCGTCCACCCGCTGCAGCGCGAAGCGCGCGGGCACCCGCCCGGCGAACACCGCCGTCACCCGCGCCTCCTCCGACGGGAAGTCCGCGGCGAGCGCGTCCATCAGCCGCCGCGTCGCCGCCGGGCCGCGCACCGGATCCACCAGCGTCTCCGGAGCAATGCCCTCCTCGCGGGCCAGGGCCAGCGCGGGCTCGCGGGCCTTCGGGTCCAGGGCCTTCAGCGCCGAGTGCGTTCCCCACGCCAGCGCCTCCGCGCTCGTGGGCACGCGCGTGAGCATCGCGGCGGGCAGCGCGTCCGGCACGGGCACCGCCGTGCCGCTCACGCCGTCGTAGTACGCGAGCAGCGGCCGGGCCGTGGTGCGCGTGTGGAAGGCCCAGGCCCCCGCGCGCCGCAGCAGCGCGCCCGCGGGCGTGTGGTGGTACGCGCACCACACGCACAGGAGCGCGAAGGTGAAGTCCAGCAGTCCCCGGGCGCGTCGAGCGAACATGCGTCAGGGCCTCAGCGCAGGAAGGACAGCACCGGGGCCGCGTCCCACGCCGCCGCGAGGCCCAGGGGCGCCACCAGCAGGCACCCCACGAGCCCGCGAGTCCACGCCCGCCGGGGGCCCGCCGCTTCACACGCCGCGTCCGCGTGCTGGAGGTTGCGCAGCACCGCGCGCCAGCCCAGCGACACGCTCACGCCGCACAGCGCCGCCACCGCCAGTCCCCGGGCCGCCCAGTCCGAGGCCACGTCGCCGAAGAGCGGCCGCCACGACAGGTACACCGTGCCCTGGACCAGCCGCGCCACCGTGCACGCGCCCGCGAGCACCACGCCCGCGGTGGCCAGCGGCCGCACCCACCGCATCGGCGTGGGCCGCCGCAGACAGCGCCGCAACAGCGCCTTCCACGAGGAGGACTCCGGAGCGGACGCCGTCACCGGCCGCCACGGCTCCACGGGCCGGGAAGCCTCCACCTCGCGGTAGCCGAGCGCGGGCAGCGCCAGGAGCAGGTCCGCCGCCAGCTCCCAGCCGAGTGCCAGGGCCCGCGCCAGCCGGGTGCGCGTCTCCAGCGACACCCAGTCCACCAGGGACGCGGTCGCGGGGAACTGGCCCACCCACGCATCGAACGCGGAGTCCAGCCGGTCCACCACCGTGAGCAGCCGGTCATCCAGCGTGTCCGCCGCCGCGTGCACGCCCACCGCGACCAACGCGAGCAGGCCCAGCGGCATGAACGCCCAGCGGAACGCCCCCAGGAACCGGGACACGTCCGTGAGGAAGCTGCTCGAAGGCTCCGAGGAGCTGGATGGGTAGGACGGCATGGAGCGCCTCCGGGCGGTCCCCCATCAACGCGGGAAGCCCTCCCGGGGTTTTAAGCCTCCCGCCGCCCAGGACGAAAACACCGCGCGATTCGGAACCAGGCCCCGGGCATCCCCACGGCCCACCTTCCGCCGAAGCCGTCCCAACGGGTCCGACTGTCGGACAGGTTTCCGCTGCGCGGGGGGACCCGCCACCCTCCAGCCCCGGGGCTCCCAACGGGTCCGACTGTCGGACAGGTTTCCGCCGCGCGGGGGGAGCCGCCACCCTCCAGCCCCGGAGTTCCCAACGGGTCCGACTGTCGGACAGGTTCTCGCGGTGCGCCTCCGGAGGCCGGCCCCCTGCCCGCAACGACAACGCCCCGCCCCTTCGCGCCCGGAGGCGGGAGGAGACGGGGCGCTTTCCGGAAGCGGCCTTCCTTCAGGGAGGGCCGCTACGCGGGGGCCGGACTCAGGCCTTCGCGTCCGGCGTCGCCGCCGGGGCGGCGGCCGCGGCCGGGGGCGTGCCCTGCGCGGCGGTGCGCTCGGCCATGGCCTCCTTGCGGGACAGGCGGATCTTGCCCGTCTTGTCGATGCTGACGACCTTCACCAGCACCTCGTCGCCCTCGCTCAGCACGTCCGACACGCTCTTCACGCGCTTGTCGGACAGCTCGGAGATGTGGATGAGGCCGTCGGTGCCCGGGAACAGCTCCACGAAGGCGCCGAACTCGGCGATCTTCCGGACGGTGCCCGTGTAGATCTTCCCGATCTCCGCCTCGCGCGTGAGCGCCTGGATCATCGCGATGGCCGCCTTCACCGCCTCGCCGTTCGCGCTGGCGATGTCCACGCGGCCGGTGTCCTCGATGTTGATGGCCGCGCCCGTGCGCGCGATGATGTCCTTGATCACCTTGCCGCCCGGCCCGATGACGTTCTTGATGAACTCCGGACGGATCTGGATGGTGGTGATGCGCGGCGCGAACTGGCTGATCTCCTTGCGCGGAGCGCTCAGCGTCTTCGCCATCTCCGCCAGGATGTGCTCGCGGCCCTGACGCGCCTGCTCCAGCGCGCGGCTCATGATCTCCGTGGTGAGGCCGGTGATCTTGATGTCCATCTGGATGGACGTGATGCCCTTGGACGTGCCGCAGACCTTGAAGTCCATGTCGCCCAGGTGGTCCTCGTCACCGAGGATGTCCGACAGGATGGCGATCTTCTCACCCTCCTTCACCAGGCCCATGGCGATGCCAGCGACCGGCGCCTTGATGGGCACGCCCGCGTCCATCAGCGCCAGCGTGCCACCGCACACGGACGCCATGGAGGACGAGCCGTTGGACTCGAGGATCTCCGACACCAGACGCACCGTGTAGGGGAACGAGTCGCTGGCGGGAATCATGTTGCGCAGCGCGCGCTCCGCCAGGGCGCCGTGACCCACCTCGCGACGGCCGGGGCCGCGCAGGGGCTTGGTCTCGTTCACGCTGAACGGCGGGAAGTTGTAGTGCAGCATGAAGCGCTTGAAGGCCTGGCCGCTCAGCAGCTCCAGCCGCTGCTCGTCCTCGCTGGTGCCCAGCGTGACGACCACGAGCGCCTGCGTCTCGCCGCGGGTGAACACCGCGCTGCCGTGCGTGCGGGGCAGCACGCCCACCTCGTTGGTGATGGAGCGCACCACGTTGTGCGGACGGTCACCGATGCGGCCACCGTTCACGGTGAGCTCACGCATGTGGTCGTACTTCAGGTCCTCGATGACCTGCTTGGCGTGCTTCTCCACCTGCGGGGTGAACTCCGCGCCCATCTTCTCCTTGAGCGCAGCGATCGCCGCCTTCTTCACCTTGGAGAGCGCGTCGTAGCGGGCCGCCTTCTCCTTGATGGCGTAGCCGGCCTTCACGCCCTCCATCGCCAGGGCGCGGACCTGGTTGCGCAGCCCCTCGTCGATGGTGGCGGGCTTGTCGTAGGCGCGGACCTGCTTCTTCAGCTCCGTGCGCAGCTGGTCCTGCAGGTCCAGCGCGGGCTGGGCGTTCTGACGGCCGAACTCCAGCGCCGCCACCATGTCCGCCTCGCTGACCTCCTCCGCGCCACCCTCCACCATCACGATGGCCTCGCGGCTCACCGCCATGACGAGGTCCAGGTCGCTCTGCTCGCGCTGCTTGGCGGTGGGGTTCGCCACGAACTGGCCGCCCACGCGGCCCACGCGGATGCCCGCGATGGGGCCGTTGAACGGGATGTCCGACACCCACAGCGCCGCGGAGGCGCCGGTGATGCCGTGGATGTCACCCTCGTTCTCCGGGTCCGCGGAGATGACGGATGCGATGACCTGCGTCTCGTAGGCGTAGCCTTCCGGGAACAGCGGACGGCAGGAGCGGTCCACCAGACGGGAGGCCAGCGTCTCCTTCTCCGTCAGGCGGCCCTCGCGCTTGAAGTAGCTGCCCGGGATGCGGCCCGCCGAGTACAGCTTCTCCTGGTACTCCACCGTGAGGGGCAGGAAGTCGACGTCCTTCTTCTCCCGCGCGCTCACCGCGGTGACGAGCAGCATGGTGTCGCCGTAGCGGACCACCACGGAACCGTCGGCCTGCTTGGCCAGACGGCCCGTCTCGATGCTCAGCTCGTTCTCACCAATCTTGACGCTCTTCTTCAACATGTCGTGTGGCCTCTGTG
This genomic stretch from Corallococcus caeni harbors:
- a CDS encoding protein kinase domain-containing protein, encoding MLCYRCGSHVPDTSETCATCGQKLDAAARQAAGAARRKGAEGAPYRPGDVVADRYAIQEVVGSGPLGFVFRAQDQAIDVEVALKVIQPRLVQQPEERTQFALSMRVGKKLNHPNLVRVYEEGVDGDRPFFTMQLLEGLTLRRMMEQRAAKGQLFSLKEVEPLLAQMAAALDGAHRFGPHSDVKPENVFVLPDMLKVSDYGLGLAVPHLPFVQAQKGHRAAAYIAPEYVNGAELDTRMDVYSLGVLMGEMVTGLLPEDGGVPEVSVRHPDLPPAFESLYRRALNPNPLARPKSGGELHAEFSALVQRHPAAASRQRAVPASGALPAAVVAARAASKPLPPVPTGMLPVATAPTPAAPIPAREEEPPPDATQPLDAATLAAILGSNAQALDYITGPEARSVSDAATQQEMRAVAPAGRRGAEAAQDPRLLGQAPDAATQQEARAASRAGDEPRAAPAKAAEPVMRIFAKAEEPSFPADPRGARSAEGAAEGRSSGRGGDAAGDGRGGRASESGGGRGEASASDARSSGRGEAAVGEGRSGGRGEASSEGRSNGRGEAASSDGRSEGRSNGRGEASSDGRSGRGADASDGRSSNRNSDASATESRSGRGSDDDEPSESRSSSRGGRNPRASGAVSSVNARGPRASAAQGAVRSSGAQSENSSAGRPRKGEPPPDVSGVRSSARRLPPSVSGLHTLPTTRATQAKPARSGPSSMMWMIILAVAGVVLGAGGGYLYLRVRQAQAAKNSPTPAMPGATAAAGGIMAADHCPDGMKLVSGGSFKKGASPEDLQASGSTDEMRMDSVMVDSFCVDEFEFPNQSGRKPRVNMTWLDAKSSCEGIGKRLCSEDEWEKACKGPGNARFSSGDEQAQTACNTGTTDGTTRALASSGAHQACRSGYGAVDLSGNAAEWTASNYPDTEDRLIKGGAFNTPGDTARCAARRRGAVSLKAPDVGFRCCQNVLR
- the pnp gene encoding polyribonucleotide nucleotidyltransferase, whose amino-acid sequence is MLKKSVKIGENELSIETGRLAKQADGSVVVRYGDTMLLVTAVSAREKKDVDFLPLTVEYQEKLYSAGRIPGSYFKREGRLTEKETLASRLVDRSCRPLFPEGYAYETQVIASVISADPENEGDIHGITGASAALWVSDIPFNGPIAGIRVGRVGGQFVANPTAKQREQSDLDLVMAVSREAIVMVEGGAEEVSEADMVAALEFGRQNAQPALDLQDQLRTELKKQVRAYDKPATIDEGLRNQVRALAMEGVKAGYAIKEKAARYDALSKVKKAAIAALKEKMGAEFTPQVEKHAKQVIEDLKYDHMRELTVNGGRIGDRPHNVVRSITNEVGVLPRTHGSAVFTRGETQALVVVTLGTSEDEQRLELLSGQAFKRFMLHYNFPPFSVNETKPLRGPGRREVGHGALAERALRNMIPASDSFPYTVRLVSEILESNGSSSMASVCGGTLALMDAGVPIKAPVAGIAMGLVKEGEKIAILSDILGDEDHLGDMDFKVCGTSKGITSIQMDIKITGLTTEIMSRALEQARQGREHILAEMAKTLSAPRKEISQFAPRITTIQIRPEFIKNVIGPGGKVIKDIIARTGAAINIEDTGRVDIASANGEAVKAAIAMIQALTREAEIGKIYTGTVRKIAEFGAFVELFPGTDGLIHISELSDKRVKSVSDVLSEGDEVLVKVVSIDKTGKIRLSRKEAMAERTAAQGTPPAAAAAPAATPDAKA
- the dut gene encoding dUTP diphosphatase; protein product: MDPTLTVPVRRVRSHPDPLPLPRYETELAAGLDLRADIDGERVLQPLERMAVPTGLAFALPPGFEGQVRPRSGLALRHGVTCLNSPGTVDADYRGEVQVLLVNLSNTPFTLRRGDRVAQLVVAPVTATALREVDVLEVTSRGDNGFGSTGR
- a CDS encoding M23 family metallopeptidase — translated: MFARRARGLLDFTFALLCVWCAYHHTPAGALLRRAGAWAFHTRTTARPLLAYYDGVSGTAVPVPDALPAAMLTRVPTSAEALAWGTHSALKALDPKAREPALALAREEGIAPETLVDPVRGPAATRRLMDALAADFPSEEARVTAVFAGRVPARFALQRVDAEGGALSLERLAKQLPPGFEGSSVGAAQALALSTALMLGWPVAESAPVTSPFGYRVHPTLRTRRMHTGVDLAVRSGTTVTAVAAGVVRRASEDSVNGRVLVLDHGRGVTTAYCHNSELLVKPGTRVVKGQAIALSGSTGRSTGPHLHYQLELAARPVDPFGFRTALRVADGATEL